In Oscillatoria acuminata PCC 6304, a single window of DNA contains:
- a CDS encoding carbonic anhydrase encodes MNYQSIEQILQNNRQWVAQQKQKNANYFTHLARGQKPPYLYIGCSDSRMPLTQFMQVEPGEIFVHRNIANQVCLTDINFLSVLEYAIEHLEVDHIIVCGHYCCGGIKAALEGSTSGLVDSWVNPIREIYLQNQEEIDNLPTRDAKLNYLSELNIKSQVKNLYQTAIMRNALRENRAPKVHGWVLDLYSGLIKDLDISTEHWHVYPTCPASQGSLLSMT; translated from the coding sequence ATGAATTATCAAAGTATTGAACAAATCTTACAGAATAATCGCCAATGGGTCGCGCAACAGAAGCAAAAAAACGCCAATTATTTCACCCATTTAGCCCGAGGCCAAAAACCACCTTATCTCTATATTGGCTGTTCCGATAGTCGGATGCCTCTGACTCAGTTTATGCAAGTTGAACCCGGAGAGATTTTTGTCCACCGAAATATTGCCAATCAGGTCTGTTTAACGGATATTAATTTTCTCTCTGTCTTAGAATATGCGATCGAGCATTTGGAAGTTGATCACATCATTGTCTGCGGCCATTATTGTTGTGGTGGGATTAAAGCGGCCCTAGAAGGAAGCACCTCCGGTCTAGTCGATAGTTGGGTCAACCCGATTCGAGAAATCTACCTGCAAAATCAAGAAGAAATAGACAATTTACCCACCCGGGATGCTAAACTGAATTATCTCTCCGAATTAAACATTAAATCCCAGGTTAAAAACCTCTACCAAACTGCCATCATGCGGAATGCTTTACGGGAAAACCGCGCCCCCAAAGTGCATGGTTGGGTCCTCGATTTATACTCAGGTTTGATTAAAGATTTAGACATTTCTACCGAACATTGGCACGTTTATCCCACTTGTCCCGCCTCTCAAGGGTCCTTACTCTCGATGACATGA